A window from Flammeovirgaceae bacterium encodes these proteins:
- the purL gene encoding phosphoribosylformylglycinamidine synthase, whose protein sequence is MILFFRTPSATTYAVEAAHSLAQEDIQKLTWLFSGAIFDNSLSLAGNFIGPRKEMVSPWSTNAVEIAQNMGIDGIARIEEFIEAGNGQAAHDPMLQRTYNGLDQEIFNIRHQPEPVIEIADLGAYSANEGLALSQEEIAYLNGVSEQLGRKLTDSEVFGFSQVNSEHCRHKIFNGTFIIDGREMPETLFQLIKKTSKENPNYIVSAYSDNVAFIKGPKIEQFAPGRQDVPDYFQVSDIESVISLKAETHNFPTTVEPFNGAATGSGGEIRDRLAGGKGSLPLAGTAVYITSYPRLGNGRPWEKKIKARQWLYQSPAQILIKASDGASDFGNKFGQPLIGGSVLTFEHFEGDKKYGFDKVVMLAGGVGYAKEKDSKKEKPRAGDKIIMMGGDNYRIGMGGGAVSSVATGEFGNAIELNAIQRSNPEMQKRVMNAIRAMVEMKDNPIISIHDHGAGGHLNCFSELLEETGGTIEIDKLPVGDPTLSDKEIISNESQERMGIAMRMDDVEILKKVSERERAPMYLVGAASGNMELRFVNNKKKTLPFDLMVGHLFGSSPKTVLSDETQPAQYPKLEYEAQRFEEYLHAVLQLESVACKDWLTNKVDRCVTGKVATQQTCGAIQLPLNNVSVMALDFLGNKGVATGIGHAPSASLVNAAAGSQLASAEALTNIVWAPLSYGLKGVSLSANWMWPAKNKGEDARLYQAVASVSNFSLALGINVPTGKDSLSMAQKYPNGEVVYSPGTVIISAVAEVEDIRKTVSPALQNIEGSKILYIDFSKTALVLGGSSFAQVINQLGNQVPGVSDPKYFAQSFEAIQQLIKQKLILAGHDISAGGMITALLEMCFPTPNVGLDINIKALGNDPINILFSENPGVLIQVSNDGKAEEELTKHGVAYAILGTPTTQRFLSLQTQIDSHQLDIDALRDTWFKTSFLMDQLQRPKAHAEQRKNNYAKQELVYKIQPRFDGKFSSYNIDPKRRKPSGIKAAIIREKGVNGDREMAYALYLAGFDVKDVHMTDLVSGREDLSDVNMIAFVGGFSNSDVLGSAKGWAGAFLYNPKAKASLDNFYARKDTLSLGVCNGCQLMMELGLLYPGWEGHPKMHHNGSGKFESTFLNVTIPKTNSVMLQSLEGARLGIWVAHGEGRFQLPSDASRFQMAAVYSHQAYPGNPNDSDFSAAALTSHDGRHLAIMPHLERSLFPWNWPYYPSNRKGDQVSPWIEAFTNALDWVKEKKK, encoded by the coding sequence ATGATCCTATTTTTCCGCACGCCTTCCGCAACCACTTATGCGGTAGAGGCTGCCCATTCCCTTGCCCAGGAAGATATTCAAAAACTTACGTGGCTCTTTAGTGGGGCCATTTTTGATAACAGCCTGTCCCTGGCCGGGAATTTTATTGGCCCAAGAAAAGAGATGGTTAGCCCCTGGAGCACCAATGCTGTGGAAATTGCCCAAAACATGGGCATTGATGGGATTGCCCGGATTGAGGAATTTATTGAAGCCGGCAATGGGCAGGCCGCCCACGACCCCATGTTGCAGCGCACTTATAATGGCCTCGACCAGGAAATCTTCAACATACGCCACCAACCGGAACCGGTTATCGAAATTGCAGACCTCGGAGCATACAGTGCAAATGAAGGATTGGCGTTGAGCCAAGAGGAAATAGCCTACCTGAACGGGGTAAGCGAACAACTGGGAAGAAAACTCACCGACAGTGAAGTATTTGGTTTTTCGCAGGTCAATTCAGAGCACTGCCGTCACAAGATTTTTAATGGCACCTTTATCATTGACGGTAGGGAAATGCCGGAAACGCTTTTCCAACTTATTAAGAAAACCTCCAAAGAAAACCCCAACTATATCGTTTCGGCCTATAGCGACAACGTGGCTTTTATCAAAGGACCAAAAATAGAACAGTTTGCCCCTGGCCGACAGGACGTCCCGGATTACTTTCAGGTAAGTGATATTGAATCGGTGATTTCCCTGAAGGCCGAGACGCACAACTTCCCCACCACCGTGGAGCCGTTCAACGGGGCGGCCACAGGTTCGGGCGGGGAAATCAGGGACCGCCTGGCAGGAGGAAAAGGGTCATTGCCATTGGCCGGCACGGCCGTTTACATCACTTCATACCCGCGGTTGGGAAACGGGAGGCCCTGGGAAAAAAAAATTAAAGCACGCCAATGGCTGTACCAATCCCCTGCACAGATTTTGATCAAAGCCTCTGACGGTGCTAGCGATTTTGGAAACAAATTTGGCCAGCCCCTGATCGGGGGCAGTGTCCTCACCTTCGAACATTTTGAAGGGGACAAAAAGTATGGTTTTGATAAGGTGGTCATGCTGGCAGGTGGCGTGGGATATGCGAAGGAAAAAGACAGCAAAAAGGAAAAACCCAGGGCGGGGGACAAAATCATCATGATGGGGGGCGACAATTACCGGATAGGCATGGGAGGCGGGGCGGTATCCTCGGTGGCCACTGGCGAGTTTGGCAATGCCATTGAACTCAATGCCATCCAGCGGTCCAACCCGGAAATGCAAAAAAGGGTGATGAACGCCATACGTGCCATGGTGGAGATGAAGGACAACCCCATCATATCCATACACGACCATGGTGCCGGAGGCCACCTGAATTGCTTCTCGGAACTTCTGGAAGAAACCGGTGGCACCATTGAGATCGATAAGCTGCCGGTGGGCGACCCCACCCTATCCGATAAGGAAATCATTAGCAACGAATCACAGGAACGGATGGGCATTGCCATGAGGATGGACGATGTGGAAATATTGAAGAAAGTATCAGAAAGGGAGCGTGCGCCCATGTACCTGGTGGGGGCGGCATCGGGCAACATGGAACTAAGGTTTGTCAACAACAAGAAAAAGACCCTGCCCTTCGACCTGATGGTGGGCCACCTGTTTGGCTCATCCCCTAAAACCGTGCTTTCCGATGAAACCCAGCCGGCCCAGTATCCAAAATTGGAATACGAGGCCCAACGCTTTGAAGAATACCTTCACGCGGTGTTGCAATTGGAGAGCGTGGCCTGCAAAGATTGGCTTACCAACAAGGTGGACCGTTGCGTGACCGGAAAGGTGGCCACGCAGCAAACCTGTGGTGCCATTCAACTGCCTTTGAACAATGTTTCCGTTATGGCCCTCGACTTCCTTGGCAACAAAGGGGTGGCCACGGGAATTGGGCACGCGCCATCCGCCTCATTGGTAAATGCCGCGGCAGGTAGCCAATTGGCCAGTGCGGAAGCGTTGACCAATATCGTATGGGCACCGCTGTCTTATGGGCTCAAAGGCGTTTCTTTAAGTGCAAACTGGATGTGGCCTGCCAAAAACAAAGGCGAGGATGCACGCCTCTACCAGGCGGTGGCTTCCGTGAGCAATTTCTCCCTGGCCCTGGGCATTAATGTGCCCACGGGAAAAGATTCCCTTTCCATGGCCCAAAAATATCCCAATGGCGAGGTGGTGTACTCGCCCGGCACGGTGATAATTTCGGCCGTAGCGGAAGTAGAAGATATAAGAAAAACTGTTTCTCCTGCATTGCAAAATATTGAGGGCTCCAAAATACTCTACATTGACTTCTCAAAGACTGCATTAGTACTTGGGGGAAGCAGTTTCGCACAAGTGATCAATCAACTAGGCAATCAGGTGCCAGGTGTTAGTGATCCCAAATACTTTGCTCAATCCTTCGAAGCCATTCAGCAATTAATAAAACAAAAATTAATTCTGGCCGGCCATGACATTTCTGCAGGCGGTATGATTACAGCTTTGTTAGAAATGTGTTTTCCAACCCCTAATGTGGGACTTGATATCAATATCAAAGCGCTTGGAAACGACCCCATCAATATCCTTTTTAGTGAAAATCCCGGTGTGTTAATTCAGGTAAGCAACGATGGAAAGGCAGAAGAGGAACTTACAAAACATGGAGTCGCCTACGCAATACTTGGTACACCTACTACACAACGCTTCCTCTCACTACAAACTCAAATTGATTCGCACCAATTAGATATTGATGCGTTACGGGATACCTGGTTCAAAACTTCCTTTTTAATGGATCAGTTGCAGCGGCCAAAAGCACATGCTGAACAAAGGAAGAACAACTATGCAAAGCAGGAATTGGTTTACAAGATTCAGCCCAGGTTCGATGGTAAATTTTCTTCTTACAATATTGATCCAAAACGGAGAAAACCATCTGGAATCAAAGCCGCCATCATTAGGGAAAAAGGTGTAAATGGCGATAGGGAAATGGCCTATGCCCTCTACCTCGCTGGTTTTGATGTAAAAGATGTACACATGACGGACCTAGTCTCCGGAAGGGAAGACTTGTCTGATGTGAACATGATCGCATTTGTAGGGGGATTCTCCAACTCAGATGTGCTGGGATCGGCCAAAGGATGGGCGGGTGCCTTTTTGTATAACCCTAAAGCAAAAGCTTCCCTTGATAATTTTTATGCACGCAAAGACACCCTCAGCCTGGGCGTGTGCAACGGGTGCCAATTGATGATGGAACTCGGGCTGCTTTACCCCGGGTGGGAAGGCCACCCCAAAATGCACCACAATGGATCGGGAAAATTTGAATCCACCTTTCTAAACGTTACCATTCCCAAAACCAACTCCGTGATGCTGCAATCGTTGGAGGGGGCAAGGCTTGGCATATGGGTGGCACATGGCGAGGGCCGCTTTCAATTGCCATCGGATGCGTCCCGTTTCCAAATGGCTGCCGTTTATTCCCACCAGGCCTACCCTGGCAACCCGAATGATTCGGATTTTTCCGCTGCCGCCCTTACTTCCCATGATGGACGGCACCTGGCCATCATGCCCCACCTGGAGCGTTCATTGTTCCCCTGGAATTGGCCCTACTATCCGTCCAACAGGAAAGGTGATCAGGTTTCGCCCTGGATAGAAGCATTTACCAATGCGCTGGATTGGGTAAAGGAAAAAAAGAAGTAG
- the metG gene encoding methionine--tRNA ligase, with amino-acid sequence MGKDKTFKRYTVTAALPYANGPKHIGHLAGAYIPADVYARYLRLNNKEVVFVCGSDEHGTAIPNQALKEHTTPKAIIDKYHVLIRDCLYKLGVSFDVYHRTSDPLHHRTSQEFFLSLHHKGLLTEETSEQYYDDEARVFLADRYIIGTCPKCGHTEAYGDQCEKCGSSLSPNELINPRSTLTGKVPVLKPTKHWYLPLDQYGPWLGQWILEGHKKDWKANVYGQCKSWIDAGLQPRAMTRDLDWGIKVPLPGAEGKVLYVWFDAPIGYISATRALFQELASGKKDYSTPQRNFGKVNEEDWKAYWQDEGTKLVHFIGKDNIVFHCIIFPIMLHSSGEYIVPQNVPANEFMNLEGDKMSTSRGWSIEMHEYLEDFPDKPDVLRYALLTNLPEAKDSEFTWKDYQGKNNNELVAIFGNFVNRALVLAHKYFEGKVPALGALDGLDNKVMEALGAFPSKIGNAIGNYKFREATAHLMDLARLGNKYLADTEPWKLAKTDMGRVGTILNLSLQIAANLAVLSSPFLPFTAEKLKRMLNLGYFTWEKTGEVDLLQVQHALNPAELLFEKIEDEVIAAQVGRLKENKRKMEQQNGPAHPAKPEITFDDFSKMDMRIGTVVSAERVEKSKKLLKMQVDTGIGTRTVLSGIAEHYAPEEMVGKQVTVLVNLAPRKIMGIESQGMILMAEDKDGALKLISTSDKVTPGSSIS; translated from the coding sequence ATGGGAAAAGATAAAACCTTTAAAAGGTATACCGTGACGGCCGCGTTGCCCTATGCCAACGGCCCCAAGCACATCGGGCATTTGGCTGGTGCCTATATCCCTGCCGATGTGTATGCCCGGTACCTGAGGCTCAACAACAAGGAAGTGGTGTTTGTGTGTGGCAGCGATGAACATGGCACCGCCATTCCCAACCAGGCCCTCAAAGAGCACACTACCCCAAAGGCCATCATTGATAAGTACCATGTCCTGATCCGGGATTGCCTGTATAAACTGGGGGTATCTTTTGACGTGTACCACCGCACCAGTGACCCGTTGCACCACCGCACCTCCCAGGAGTTTTTCCTCTCCTTGCACCACAAGGGGTTGCTTACGGAAGAGACCTCCGAACAATATTATGACGATGAGGCCAGGGTGTTCCTTGCCGACCGCTACATCATAGGCACCTGCCCGAAGTGTGGCCACACGGAAGCGTATGGCGACCAGTGCGAAAAATGCGGGTCTTCGTTGAGCCCAAATGAATTGATCAACCCCAGGTCAACGCTGACAGGGAAAGTACCGGTGCTGAAGCCCACCAAGCATTGGTACCTGCCCCTCGACCAATATGGGCCATGGCTGGGCCAATGGATTTTGGAAGGCCATAAAAAAGATTGGAAGGCGAATGTGTATGGGCAATGCAAATCGTGGATTGACGCAGGGCTGCAACCCCGTGCCATGACCAGGGACCTGGATTGGGGCATCAAAGTGCCCTTGCCAGGAGCGGAAGGGAAGGTGCTTTACGTTTGGTTTGATGCCCCCATTGGCTATATCTCCGCTACCCGTGCCCTTTTTCAGGAACTGGCATCCGGAAAAAAGGACTACTCCACCCCGCAACGCAACTTTGGAAAGGTAAACGAGGAGGACTGGAAGGCCTACTGGCAGGATGAGGGAACGAAGCTTGTCCATTTTATTGGTAAAGACAATATTGTTTTCCACTGCATCATTTTTCCCATCATGCTCCACAGCTCCGGGGAGTACATTGTGCCGCAAAATGTGCCTGCCAATGAATTTATGAACCTGGAAGGGGACAAGATGTCCACCAGCAGGGGGTGGTCCATTGAAATGCACGAATACCTGGAAGATTTTCCCGACAAACCGGACGTGTTGCGTTATGCCTTGCTTACCAACCTGCCCGAGGCAAAAGACAGTGAATTTACCTGGAAAGATTACCAGGGCAAAAACAACAATGAACTGGTGGCCATTTTTGGGAACTTTGTGAACAGGGCCCTGGTGCTTGCCCACAAATACTTTGAAGGAAAGGTGCCCGCCCTGGGGGCGTTGGACGGGCTGGACAACAAGGTAATGGAAGCGCTGGGCGCATTTCCATCCAAAATAGGAAATGCCATTGGGAACTATAAATTCAGGGAAGCCACTGCCCACCTGATGGACCTGGCGCGCCTGGGAAACAAGTATTTGGCGGACACCGAGCCCTGGAAATTGGCCAAAACGGATATGGGCCGGGTAGGCACGATTTTGAACCTCTCCCTTCAAATTGCCGCCAACCTGGCCGTGTTGTCTTCCCCGTTCCTTCCCTTCACCGCTGAAAAGCTAAAAAGGATGTTGAACCTGGGCTATTTTACATGGGAAAAAACGGGCGAAGTGGACCTGCTCCAGGTGCAACACGCATTAAACCCCGCTGAATTGTTATTTGAAAAGATCGAGGACGAGGTGATTGCCGCACAAGTCGGCCGCCTTAAGGAAAACAAAAGAAAAATGGAACAACAAAACGGGCCTGCCCATCCGGCCAAGCCTGAAATCACCTTTGACGATTTTTCCAAAATGGACATGCGCATAGGCACGGTGGTTTCTGCCGAGAGGGTGGAAAAATCAAAAAAACTGCTAAAGATGCAGGTGGACACAGGGATAGGCACGCGAACAGTGTTGAGCGGGATTGCCGAACATTACGCACCGGAAGAGATGGTTGGCAAACAAGTAACGGTCCTCGTCAACCTGGCGCCACGGAAAATTATGGGGATTGAATCCCAGGGAATGATTTTGATGGCCGAAGACAAGGATGGCGCGTTGAAACTGATAAGCACTTCCGACAAGGTAACGCCCGGCTCTTCCATTAGCTAG
- a CDS encoding DUF4136 domain-containing protein, with product MKYIYLFLLVPVFLSSCLGYKELPVEYDYSYSGTFKKYRTFDIMRPVGMADSSMTNSLIEKSILSRMKFLGYRQTDRRPHLIVGFKMFTDSLNFNGYIQPDIEEWVKHQDHNLEYDPLKYNLKSGTLLIQLFDRRQNRSIWQGYATTLYGGIDFQNQRHLKNAVISILDKYRFWADGFVEGRTVLPDSDLN from the coding sequence ATGAAGTATATCTACCTTTTTCTCCTCGTTCCGGTCTTTTTATCCTCCTGTTTGGGGTATAAGGAGCTGCCCGTAGAGTACGATTATAGTTATTCCGGCACCTTTAAAAAGTACCGCACCTTTGACATCATGCGCCCAGTGGGAATGGCCGATTCGTCCATGACCAACAGCTTGATCGAAAAAAGTATATTGTCCCGAATGAAATTTTTGGGGTACCGGCAAACGGACCGAAGGCCACACCTTATTGTCGGCTTTAAAATGTTTACGGACAGCCTTAATTTCAATGGGTATATCCAGCCCGATATTGAAGAGTGGGTGAAGCACCAGGACCACAACCTGGAATACGACCCCTTAAAGTACAACCTGAAGTCGGGCACCCTGCTCATCCAGCTTTTCGACAGGAGGCAAAACAGATCCATCTGGCAAGGGTATGCCACCACCTTGTACGGGGGCATAGATTTCCAAAACCAGCGGCACCTGAAAAACGCGGTTATTTCCATATTGGATAAATACCGTTTTTGGGCTGACGGCTTTGTGGAGGGCCGTACCGTCCTCCCCGATAGCGATTTAAACTAG
- a CDS encoding aminoacyl-tRNA hydrolase, protein MKYLVAGLGNIGMEYELTRHNIGFLVLDRMSDIKGFTFSTGRYADKAEWKHKGRQVHFIKPNTYMNLSGKAIAYWLQELKVPKENLLVVVDDLALPFGALRMRAKGSAAGHNGLANIEALLGGQDYPRLRFGIGNDFGKGQQVNYVLSNFKKEEMEELPALMDKACEMVLSFCTLGVDRTMGLFNKT, encoded by the coding sequence ATGAAATATTTAGTCGCTGGACTGGGGAATATCGGGATGGAGTACGAACTGACCCGCCACAACATTGGCTTCCTGGTCCTGGACCGGATGTCGGACATCAAGGGGTTCACCTTCTCCACCGGAAGGTATGCCGACAAGGCGGAGTGGAAACACAAAGGACGCCAGGTCCACTTTATCAAACCCAACACGTACATGAACCTGAGTGGAAAGGCCATCGCCTACTGGCTTCAGGAGCTCAAGGTCCCCAAAGAAAACCTGCTGGTGGTGGTGGACGACCTGGCCCTGCCCTTTGGTGCATTGAGGATGAGGGCAAAGGGAAGCGCGGCAGGCCACAATGGCCTGGCCAATATTGAAGCACTTCTGGGAGGACAGGATTATCCTCGGCTTAGGTTTGGCATTGGAAATGATTTTGGAAAAGGACAACAGGTAAATTATGTCCTCAGCAATTTCAAAAAAGAAGAAATGGAGGAACTGCCGGCACTCATGGACAAGGCTTGTGAAATGGTCCTATCATTTTGCACCCTGGGGGTGGACAGGACCATGGGCCTTTTCAACAAAACATAG
- a CDS encoding ribose-phosphate pyrophosphokinase, translated as MAVKIFSGQATTYLAEKIAHAYGEPLGEVKYQQFSDGEMSPFIMESVRGHDVFIVQSTFAPADNFMELLLMIDAARRASAENVNVIIPYFGYARQDRKDKPRVAIAAKLIANLLSAAGASRVMTFDLHADQIQGFFDIPVDHLDGNYIFVPYLKSLNLEKIMFASPDVGGIKRARSFAKFFDAELAVCDKYRKEANKVESMRLIGEVEGKDVVLVDDLVDTAGTICKAAGLLKERGAKSVRAVCTHPVLSGGAYETIENSVLDEIAVTDTIPLKKKSKKIKVLTVSDLFAKAIRKIHDHESVSSLFIRL; from the coding sequence ATGGCAGTAAAAATTTTTTCCGGACAAGCGACCACTTACCTGGCTGAAAAAATCGCACATGCCTACGGGGAACCGCTCGGGGAAGTGAAATACCAGCAGTTTAGCGATGGGGAGATGTCCCCCTTTATCATGGAGTCGGTAAGGGGCCATGATGTTTTTATCGTCCAGTCCACTTTTGCCCCTGCGGACAACTTTATGGAATTGTTGCTGATGATCGATGCGGCAAGGCGGGCCAGTGCGGAAAACGTCAATGTCATTATCCCCTACTTTGGCTATGCCCGGCAGGACCGTAAAGACAAGCCCCGCGTTGCCATTGCGGCCAAACTCATCGCCAACCTCCTTTCTGCCGCGGGCGCCAGCCGGGTGATGACCTTTGACCTGCATGCCGACCAAATCCAGGGCTTTTTTGACATCCCTGTCGACCACCTGGATGGCAATTACATTTTTGTGCCCTACCTCAAATCGCTCAACCTGGAAAAGATAATGTTTGCCTCCCCGGATGTTGGGGGCATCAAAAGGGCGAGGAGCTTTGCGAAGTTCTTTGATGCCGAACTGGCCGTTTGCGACAAGTACCGCAAGGAGGCCAACAAGGTGGAGTCCATGCGGCTTATCGGGGAAGTGGAGGGCAAAGATGTGGTGTTGGTGGATGACCTGGTGGACACAGCCGGCACCATTTGCAAGGCTGCAGGCCTGTTGAAGGAAAGGGGCGCCAAATCGGTCCGGGCGGTGTGCACGCATCCGGTGCTTTCCGGTGGTGCTTATGAAACCATAGAAAATTCGGTATTGGACGAAATTGCGGTGACGGACACCATTCCCCTAAAAAAGAAATCCAAAAAAATAAAGGTCCTCACCGTTTCCGATTTGTTTGCCAAGGCTATCAGGAAAATCCACGACCACGAATCGGTCAGTTCTTTATTCATCCGTTTGTAA
- a CDS encoding 50S ribosomal protein L25/general stress protein Ctc: MKTIEIIGYKRANLGKVDAKRAREEGNVPCVLYGGGEQVHFVAPMILFRELVYTNDAHFVHLNIEGEVHKAILQEVQFHPVSEIILHADFLQISEDRKIKMDIPIRTQGQAAGVSKGGTLVRKKASLKVYGFPKDMPEHIDVDVTELDFHHAIKVMDMKMPNLEFLDPKRASIAVVEVPRAAKMAEEEAATAAAAAPAEGEAKPAEGEAPAAEPKKDAGKK; the protein is encoded by the coding sequence ATGAAAACCATCGAGATTATAGGGTATAAAAGAGCAAATCTCGGCAAAGTTGATGCAAAGCGCGCCCGTGAGGAAGGCAACGTTCCTTGTGTGCTGTACGGTGGCGGGGAGCAGGTGCATTTTGTGGCGCCAATGATTTTGTTCCGGGAGCTCGTGTATACAAATGACGCGCACTTTGTGCACCTCAATATTGAAGGCGAAGTGCACAAGGCCATCCTTCAGGAAGTCCAATTCCATCCGGTAAGTGAAATCATCCTGCACGCGGATTTCCTTCAGATCAGCGAAGACCGGAAAATCAAGATGGATATCCCCATTCGTACCCAGGGCCAGGCCGCAGGGGTGTCCAAAGGCGGGACGCTGGTGCGCAAGAAGGCCTCTTTAAAGGTATATGGGTTTCCAAAAGATATGCCGGAGCATATCGATGTGGACGTAACGGAACTTGACTTTCACCATGCCATTAAGGTAATGGACATGAAAATGCCGAACCTGGAGTTTCTTGACCCCAAGCGTGCATCCATTGCGGTGGTGGAGGTCCCCCGTGCCGCCAAAATGGCCGAGGAAGAAGCTGCCACTGCGGCCGCTGCCGCCCCTGCCGAAGGCGAGGCCAAGCCTGCCGAAGGCGAAGCACCTGCCGCGGAACCCAAAAAGGATGCCGGCAAGAAGTAA
- a CDS encoding tetratricopeptide repeat-containing sensor histidine kinase gives MKWAKYIGILLLLAAGHGAVAQSRALDSLRERLPHAKGQERYGTLIELFKENLGINYDSALRYASMAVDQARQNGDSLAMVKAYNAQGWVRMKLGSSLCIPDFEYALGIARGNGYQDQVKYLLNNLAIAHGDFANYDKALDYHFQSLQLRQLEGNALDISISLNNIGVIYSFLQDYENALKYFVQSKDLKEENNISHDLDRAYINIALANFNLKKYDEALRDITKVFEVCEDECNDEVLVEAHYAMARIMQKKGQLNKAKGELDKTIALAREIGSRMYESQALSLRAAVQLNEGRPNKALRALDESQSVLEGTNLRDQILNNYLLYVSIYNSMGDYKAASEYQQKYIELNKEIYSGDLIKNISRIQTEFEERENIKTIAAKDQVLALQQEVIVRQKTQYAFIITITVLTLGFGLVMYRANRKQQRINRELAAAQKTIQWQNGQLSKANLELEKEVEERTVELVEANESLTKVNDELDNFIYKTSHDIRGPLASLKGICNVAMMDVKDKMALDYFDKLDASAARLNAILSRLLIINQINHSILKAEPIDFNAQIEEVLELERKKGLPKKMDISSHVDPGLRCMSDKELTGIILENLIDNAIKFHNYSDRVNPFVRVEITSKGDQVLLSVVDNGIGVDEKNKNEIFKLFVRATDRSDTGGIGLYLSKLATLKLGGDITVSKSMEGYTVFKVLLPQDLSPVIEKRQADEMRREKRKQKLLKAT, from the coding sequence ATGAAATGGGCGAAATATATAGGGATTTTGTTGCTCCTGGCCGCAGGCCATGGGGCGGTTGCGCAATCCCGTGCCCTGGATTCGCTGCGCGAACGGTTGCCCCATGCGAAAGGGCAGGAACGCTATGGTACCCTTATCGAATTGTTCAAGGAAAACCTGGGCATCAACTATGATTCGGCCCTTCGGTACGCTTCAATGGCCGTGGACCAGGCGAGGCAAAACGGGGACAGCCTTGCCATGGTGAAAGCCTATAATGCCCAGGGCTGGGTACGGATGAAACTGGGGAGTTCTTTGTGCATCCCGGATTTTGAATATGCCCTTGGTATAGCCAGGGGTAATGGCTACCAAGACCAGGTGAAGTATTTGCTGAACAACCTGGCGATTGCCCATGGCGATTTCGCCAATTACGACAAGGCACTGGATTATCATTTTCAATCGCTCCAGTTGCGCCAATTGGAAGGCAATGCGCTGGACATAAGTATTTCCCTCAACAATATTGGGGTTATTTATTCTTTCTTGCAGGACTATGAAAATGCCCTTAAATATTTTGTTCAATCAAAAGACTTAAAAGAGGAGAATAACATCTCGCACGATCTGGACAGGGCGTATATCAATATTGCGTTGGCCAACTTCAATCTGAAAAAATACGATGAAGCCTTGAGGGATATAACCAAAGTATTTGAAGTTTGCGAGGATGAGTGCAACGATGAAGTGTTGGTGGAGGCACACTATGCCATGGCCAGAATAATGCAAAAGAAGGGGCAACTGAACAAGGCAAAAGGGGAACTCGATAAAACCATCGCGCTGGCGAGGGAGATTGGCTCCAGGATGTATGAGTCCCAGGCGCTCTCCCTGCGTGCGGCAGTACAGTTAAATGAAGGGAGGCCTAACAAAGCCCTGAGGGCACTGGACGAGAGCCAATCGGTGTTGGAAGGCACCAACCTTCGGGACCAGATCCTGAACAATTACCTGCTCTATGTTTCCATATACAATAGCATGGGCGACTATAAGGCTGCGTCCGAATACCAACAAAAATACATTGAACTAAACAAGGAAATTTACAGCGGGGACCTGATCAAAAATATTTCACGGATACAAACGGAGTTTGAAGAAAGGGAAAACATAAAGACCATTGCCGCCAAAGACCAGGTGCTGGCCCTGCAGCAGGAGGTCATTGTCCGTCAAAAAACGCAATATGCATTTATTATCACCATCACCGTCCTTACGTTGGGGTTTGGCCTCGTGATGTACCGGGCCAACCGGAAGCAACAAAGGATCAACCGTGAGTTGGCCGCGGCCCAGAAAACCATCCAATGGCAAAACGGACAATTGAGCAAGGCCAACCTCGAACTGGAAAAGGAAGTGGAGGAGCGTACCGTGGAGTTGGTGGAGGCCAATGAGTCGTTGACCAAGGTAAACGATGAGCTGGACAATTTTATTTACAAAACCTCCCATGACATACGGGGGCCACTGGCCAGCCTTAAAGGCATCTGCAATGTGGCCATGATGGACGTGAAGGATAAGATGGCACTGGATTATTTCGACAAACTGGATGCTTCCGCGGCCAGGCTCAATGCCATCCTCAGCCGGCTTTTGATCATCAACCAGATCAACCACTCCATCCTAAAGGCAGAACCTATCGATTTCAACGCACAGATAGAAGAGGTGCTGGAATTGGAAAGAAAAAAAGGCCTGCCCAAAAAAATGGATATTTCCAGCCATGTGGACCCCGGTTTGCGGTGCATGTCCGACAAGGAATTGACCGGGATCATCCTGGAGAACCTCATCGACAATGCCATAAAATTCCATAACTACTCCGACAGGGTAAACCCTTTCGTGCGGGTTGAAATCACTTCCAAAGGGGACCAGGTCTTGCTGAGTGTGGTGGATAACGGGATCGGAGTGGACGAGAAAAACAAAAATGAGATTTTTAAGCTGTTTGTCAGGGCCACCGACCGCTCCGACACCGGTGGCATCGGGTTGTACCTCTCCAAGCTGGCCACGCTTAAGTTGGGGGGCGATATTACCGTGTCCAAGTCAATGGAAGGATATACCGTTTTCAAAGTCTTGCTCCCACAAGATTTGTCCCCGGTCATTGAAAAACGCCAGGCCGATGAAATGAGGAGGGAAAAGCGGAAACAAAAATTGTTAAAGGCCACATAA